From one Luteolibacter sp. Y139 genomic stretch:
- the nadD gene encoding nicotinate (nicotinamide) nucleotide adenylyltransferase — protein sequence MSGPHRIALFGGTFDPIHLGHVEIARLAKELLELDQVRFLPCHTSPHKVGVTSAPAADRLEMARLATRDLPWAVVDDFDLSRPPPSYSYETAEEMARRFPGARLFWLMGADQWRALPRWKNPERLAGLVEFIVFARDGAPEPHAGWTMHFLKGTHPASATAIRQALASEESDTPWLDPEVKNFIRLRHLYAT from the coding sequence ATGAGCGGGCCGCACCGCATCGCGCTCTTCGGCGGGACCTTCGATCCGATCCATCTCGGCCACGTGGAAATCGCACGGCTGGCGAAGGAGTTGTTAGAGCTGGATCAGGTCCGCTTCCTGCCCTGCCATACCTCGCCCCACAAGGTCGGGGTGACCAGCGCTCCCGCCGCCGATCGACTGGAGATGGCGCGGCTGGCGACCCGGGACTTGCCTTGGGCCGTGGTGGATGACTTCGACCTGAGCCGCCCCCCTCCCTCGTATTCGTACGAGACCGCGGAGGAGATGGCCCGGCGCTTTCCCGGCGCACGGCTTTTCTGGCTGATGGGTGCCGACCAGTGGCGCGCACTGCCACGGTGGAAAAACCCGGAGCGTCTGGCGGGACTGGTGGAGTTCATCGTCTTCGCCCGCGACGGCGCACCGGAGCCCCATGCCGGATGGACGATGCACTTTCTCAAGGGAACCCACCCGGCGTCCGCGACAGCTATCCGCCAAGCCTTGGCGAGTGAAGAATCCGACACCCCGTGGCTGGATCCCGAGGTGAAGAATTTCATCCGGCTACGGCATCTCTATGCCACCTAA
- a CDS encoding AraC family transcriptional regulator, producing MAIDTGFIGKVDSPRFCERLFAVLPDVMFCLKDTDRCYRAVNQGFADRTGIKDTRRLIGRRAEDFFPRALAEVYREQDEEVLVGGREIVDQLELSLNRDGSQGWYLATKVPLHDRDGKIIGLASVSRDLRAPREGDAELAGIAKVVEHVRDHLDDPLRAAELAAIAKLTPTQLERRMRRVFQLSTTQFVRKARIGHAAKLLAETPMAIADVALECGYGDQTALTRQFRSMVGMPPAAYRDHMKKRGTP from the coding sequence ATGGCGATCGATACGGGTTTCATCGGGAAAGTGGACTCCCCGCGCTTCTGCGAGCGGCTGTTTGCGGTGCTGCCCGACGTGATGTTTTGCCTGAAGGACACCGACCGCTGCTACCGCGCCGTGAACCAAGGATTCGCCGACCGCACGGGAATCAAGGACACCCGGCGGCTGATCGGGCGGAGAGCAGAGGATTTCTTCCCGCGGGCCTTGGCCGAAGTCTATCGCGAGCAGGATGAAGAAGTCCTGGTCGGAGGACGCGAAATCGTCGATCAGCTGGAGCTTTCGCTGAATCGCGACGGCAGCCAGGGCTGGTATCTCGCCACCAAGGTCCCGCTGCACGACCGGGACGGAAAAATCATCGGGCTGGCCTCCGTGTCCCGCGACCTCCGCGCCCCACGCGAAGGAGACGCCGAATTGGCAGGCATCGCCAAGGTGGTGGAGCACGTTCGCGATCACTTGGACGATCCCCTGCGGGCCGCCGAACTGGCGGCCATCGCCAAGCTGACGCCCACCCAACTCGAACGGCGGATGCGCCGCGTATTCCAGCTCAGCACCACCCAGTTTGTCAGAAAGGCCCGCATCGGCCACGCGGCGAAGCTGCTGGCGGAAACTCCGATGGCGATTGCCGACGTGGCGCTCGAGTGCGGCTATGGTGACCAGACCGCTCTAACAAGACAGTTCCGCAGCATGGTCGGCATGCCCCCGGCCGCCTATCGCGACCACATGAAAAAACGCGGCACGCCATGA